tTTGACCCTTTTTATTAAGGAAAAATGAATTAAACTTTGAActttaaaatacaaatgaaaaatgtgtttacctGTAGCAGTTGTTTCTAAATCGGTTATAGCTAGCAAATGCTATATGAACACCAAACCCTGCCCCCAGAGAATAAAACATTTGAGTTGCCGCATCAATCCAAACCTAgccaaaacaaataataaataaaaatattgaatcgAAAAGACTAAATCGACATAACATACTCTTTGAGCAGAAGTGACAAGCATGAGGTTTGAAGACTTTGGACACATTTTACCAGTGTTTTCGATAGCAGGACAATTCGAAAATTGATCCGGCAAGCAACATCGCCCttattatgtaacatgtatacaacAAGAAAGCTAGTTAATCGGTGAAATCATGCACTGTTCCATAATAAGTATGGACTTTCGACTTAGGACATAGGAACATCATGATCATTCTATTCGTTAAAATTGGGACGTACGTCCTAATTCCATTCCTCGACACATATTTTGTGAATTCTGGGACCGCACTTGACGATCAACAAGAAAAATCAATGCGTAGGTCAAGTCTTCGCAAATTGAAAAAGCCTCTAAATACCTGGGATGTTTTCAGCGTCGCAAAGTCTGGCGTCAGATAGAATTTGATTCCGTCGGCTGCACCAGGTAGTGTGATCCCACGAAGAAACAAAATGCCTAGTACAATGTATGGCAGCGTGGCTGTAATCCATACTACCTATAAAAACGCATTAGTTGGATTATATTAAATTCTGTAAATTGTAAAAGTATTATTATGATGTTATTAAATGAGACGTATACATGCAGTTTATACCGATATCACTGCTCCTTAAGCTTGGTTTTCACTAGAACGTAgtcgcaacgcaagtgagttgaccaatggcaatcgacagtttgaatatttcatcgcttgtgattggtcaaatcacttaagcttggttcccactagaacgtaacgcaaggacgtaaacgcaacgcaagcgttttaaccaatgacaagcgaagttatagcagcgaataagccatcgcttgtgattggtcaattcacttgcgttgcgttacgtccttgtgttgcgtcgctagtgggaaccacgctttacgttgcgttacgtccttgcgttgcgtttctagtgagaaccaagctttatacaTGTGTATTTATAATGTTTTGCTAACATCCGTTTGTCACCCCATCTGCCTTTGTGACGTAATTACTTTAGTACAACTATATTCTCACCTTTCCAGACGTCTTTACTCCTTTCCAAAGCGAGAAATAATCGATAAATATGACAAATAGAAGACATAAGCAGAGATCCCATTTGATGCCACCGAGATCCTCCAACCCGGAACTGTGCTGAACTCCTAACACTTTTCGACTGAAGAATCAATGGTAACTTCATTATTACATAGAAATAAAATGGTAATGTGTTGGATggaaagatattttttttaattttaacaaaaattcaCTGTTCTGTACACGTTTTGTTAAAATAGAACAGTCAATCTTTTAACGCATGCAATATTCTCCCAATTTAACTAAAAACATTCattactatacagtataaacaactATGATCTGAGCTCGTCACCAACTCTAGTGAGATCGAATCGACATAGGTGATCCGCGCATAGGCCCAAGTAACGTAAAACTaaacgtaaagcgtggttcccactagcgacgcaacacaaggacgtaacgcaacgcaagtgaattgaccaatcacaagcgatggcttattcgcttgtgattgctaactgtctataaagcttggttcccactagaacataacgcaaggacgtaaacgcaacgcaagcgttttaaccaatgacaagcgaagttatagacagttagcaatcacaagcgaataagccatcgcttgtgattggtcaattcacttgcgttgcgttacgtcgttgtgttgcgtcgctagtgggaaccacgcttaacttcgcttgtcattggttaaaacgcttgcgttgcgtttacgtccttgcgttacgttctagtgggaaccaagcttaagtatgAAATTGTTGCATACTTACAAGTAGAATTCTTCCGCTGGTGACACACCATTCGTAGAATTGACCGTAACATTGGCACCGTCAACGTACGCTATAGTATCATTACTATCGGTTTCATAACAAAATTCTGTATTCCATTCGTGACCACATGTTAGCCAGGGTAAATTTAGTGTGAACGATGAAAACAGGTAATACACGGACCAGGCAATGAGAACGTTATAATATAAAGCTACCAGAAATGCTATAATCACAACAGCAACACCCGTTCCTGaaaagaagtttaaaaaaattgtacaaaaccAAGTATTACCCCATTGTATTTGTATGAACAGTGGCGTAAGGCAGAGGCCTGACGCCCTTGGTTTAAGAAACCTGAGTAGCCATCCAAGTTTTTAGCCTTTTCcgcatattttaatgcctgtttttccctctgggcactgctcagggtCCCCATAAACTCCCATGGGTTTAGCTagtgagcgctcatagtcgTTACGTTACGTTATGCTTCACTCATAAAATATAGATGCATATATTATGCAATTGTgtaatatgtatgtatataagaaatgattttttttttaattttgtatctattatgttgtgtttattgttttatgttttatgtgtaaaagggtcctgcgaaaacagaagtgtaaacttctctatgcaggatccttgccatcatttatgctatgaaactgtatttatataaacgatgagtaaataaatgtgaattgaattgaatgaaatGAATGTGTATTAATAAGATTTCGGCTTACACTATGTTAATATAAATAGTTCAACTTACGGTATAAGTTGCCATTTTGCCAATTTAAGTCTATAATTAGCATCACTAGTATTTTGAACGGTAATGTCGGCACGTACACGGTGACGATAtgtttaaagaaatattaaGGAGATCAACTTATGCCTTGAATCGGCACACGGATGGGTGGACCTCTGTTACGTTGTTAACTTGTGGCTGCACTGACATGACGTGACccttaagcgtggttctcactagcgacgcaacacaggacataacgcaacgcaagtgaattgaccaatcacaagcgatggcttattcgcttgtcattgctaactgtctataacttcgcttgtcattggttaaaactcttgcgttgcgtttacgtccttgcgttacgttctagtgggaaccaagctttagtggaGAAGCATGTGGTTAAGTGTAACATCTGAGTCCACAGCGCATAGAGACTAGTATTATGcgctatacaaatttaaaacaattaatgcgACAACTTACAGACGTACATGTGATGTAATTGATTTACCTTTGAACAGAGGGCAGATCTTCCAAACGGTAATGGCACCACACCGATGAAACTGTCCCAATACTAGCTCCATGTACAAGAGAGGCATTCCACCGAGAACCAGAAACAAAACGTATGGTATAAGAAAAGCTCCTGTAAAAGCAGATAAGTAAACGATCAGTTTTTACTTAAGCACTTCTTAAGCAAAAAACGATTGGTTAAAATGCAGGTTTGAATAAACGAGAATGTCTAACACTCAATTAAGACTTACCTCCTCCGTTTCGATAACATAAATACGGGAATCTCCAAACGTTAGCAAGATCAACTGCATATCCAATAACAGAAAGTATAAAGTCGAGTTTCTTGTCCCAGACATCTCTTTCTTCTACGTCATCAAGACTATCCACACGGCGAGCAATTTTCGTTTCCGTTTTCCCAGTATCTTTAGCCATAGTTACCAACGTTTCTTTCGTCTCATCTGGCTTGATGGCATCTGGATCTGGAGAAGCTAGCATACGCTTCCATCCAACGTCAATAAACTCAATGTTCTCCATGTTTAAAGATTGCTTCAAAAGAAAACtctaaaattaaaacaaaaaagaagtTTGGACAAAGAAAGAGAAATTGTAAAACATGTATACTTTCTAATAACTCAATTAAGTTACCGTCACATGTGATACGATGTGTAGGCCAACactgtattacattgtatattatagaCAGTACCGATAATCTTCTATGTTGTACGTTACCTGAGAGATTCGCcgttatataataatgaatgtacTTTTTCAAAGTTATTTCCAGGGCAAGGCCTTTAtccaatatatatatagtatagttaGTATAGTAGAACTAGTAGAATGAGCTACGATTTTATAAAATCATCCAAGAGTTTTAAACGATCGAGtcaaaaaaacattgaattctATCCAAATCGTGCCAATACATCCATATTTAAAGCACGGCCCTAATTAGTATGCATACACTGGGAGGGAATTATATACTGAGAAATAGTGATTTACGACTAAGGATGTGGATTAAATGAAAAGGAATACAGAGTAGCTGGGGAGAACAGGAAGAATTAAATAACGTACTCCGGGAATTAACATCTGGAGTAGGAGAAATTGTGAGTAGAAAAAGGGTGGTTGACCTAATGGTCAGCAGAGTGTTATCAAACTTACCTCACCAACGTTTACTTCGTCCTGAATGTGGTCAAACAGTCCAGTGTGGTCAGTGataattaaatgattatttaacattattttaatattctgtCAAAAACACTCAAACGGGCACTCAAATGTAGCAGAGCGCGTGATTGCCGTATCTGTTACTGACACTAGTCGATCGATAGCGCGGTCTGTTTCTGATGtccaatattaaaaaattgattaTATATCATTGATCTAAACGAACTATCGTCCAATGCCGTTATGGCGATTTTTTGtcagtttaaacaaaaattaataaggCCTACCCAATAACTATATTCTAAGAGAGTGTGACGTTTTCTacacaatattaaaaacatcAGGGTATTTAAAACCCTTTAAAACTTAATTTCATATTAGATTTCTAGCCTCTGATTTTATTAGTTAAACCCTTAAGTATCGGTAACACAATAACACACTGACAATTGTTCTCTTTTTTTcataacaatttatatatttttttaatagaaaaactGAACAATAGCTTGTAATGTAATGGACAAATATATAGAGTTCGCATGACCGTAGTTGACTGTCTACTAGCAGAGGTTAATACACATTGAAGGACAAAAtactaaaatgtaaataaaacacaaaatgatGACGCGCAATACAAAATGATGATTGGTTTATGGTGCAAACAGGGATATGTAAAAAGACTCCCTGGTGCAACTGACCGCAGGTAAACAGAAGTATTGACTTTTTTCTCAATTGTACACAACGCTATGTTGACCTATATTATAAAGATGACTTTATTGAAAACAatcactataaaaacaaatactgtGATTCGAGACTATAAAACATGTAGAATGGTATTTAAACATACACTGTTCAGTAGGCTAGTTATTTCTAAATACTGCGATAAGGACAAACTTGATGTATTTACGAAAGAAAATTCGTATGTGGAAATACTTTATTCGATTCTCGTGGCTGTACATAATGTATACAGTATCAAATACGTATCACATGTTACGCCTGTCATAAACTTAACCCATAATACATGCGTCACTTGCgatacatatgtgacactgtattaagTGATATGCCTATATCCTGTggacatacagtaggcctacatagaatcgaaatattgtattgtagcATTAATGTAATTGGAATCATGGATATAAAAACATGTATAACGTGAAAGATGATGTTTAAAAAACACAGATTTGGgaattaataaaatgttgacaATTATGGATTTACAttttagattattaataataattaaagacGGATGTTATAATAGGAATGTATTCAAATTGAATGATTTAAGATTACATATGcacataaaacaatatttcaagACGTTATTTTCActtgtttcaattttaaatgtagttttcTCGTGCCGTATACTGGAGAAAAAAGAAGTTGATATAATGAACTAGAGCTTAGGTTCTGTCTTGACTATCaacctagtttgacaaaaaagtgcgatgtgcaaaaatatggtagtgatacgacgtcatcgtgtccatatatgggcacatcacattttttgtcacataaagtttgtaatagtgtagacagctttccTTTGTGAAAGTTTGAACTTGGTTCCCATTtcgacgcaacgcaatgacgtaggcgcaacgcaagtgagttgaccaatcgtAAGCGATAGTTCGAGTGATCCAttgcgttgtgattggtcaaattactttcaTTGAGCTCTACGTCCTTGTCCTAGTGAGAACAAAGCTTTAAACGTGCCTAATTTCAAAATTCTCTGCTAATATTTTCTACAAAGCGAACAACGGCTGGCTCTACTGTTTAAAAGAAATTCTAATTAATTTGGTGTTCCAAAAATGACGAACCAAACgtcaaaagaaaacaaatatgcGTATGATATTACATGTGTGtaaatacttaaaatatttttaaaatactcaatacatatttaaaaatcaacAACAATGTTTTAAACGGATGACAAATAGTAATCTCAGAATGTTATTAAAAAGATTACCTAGACAAGTAACGctatgattttaaacaaaatgaaaatgtgtttatttaataattactgtGGTAATATCCTTACTCTCTATGCTCATTTCTGGTTCACACTAAAAATATGCACAGTTTCATGTTTCCTATACGTGAAATTGATTTAGTGTGAACCACACTATAGTCCTTTTGTAATAAATTTACTAACAAATAAATCGTATTGTTcatactgtatgtaacatgtaatACAACAGATTTGGACAATAAAGAATACACAGCTCAGAAATTGGAGTAAAACCGGAACTATCGCAACACAGGGTTGTGAGCATGTGCAGAAGCTTGTTCACTTTCATAGTCTAGGTTTCACATAACAACGCAATGAAAAGCACACTACAGTAACTAATAAGTGACCAGTGATAAAAAGTGAAATTATGAATTAAAGTACAGTGTGAATCAAAAATACAATAATCACTGTGAAAGAGTTTTAACCAAAGATTGTTTCCTGGTACTCATAAAATCAAATAAGTTCTTCTGACAATTCAAGCTACACTTTCTCTATCAACTTCAAATTAATGAACTTAAATGTTTTGTCAGACCAGCTGTGTGTACCGAGTTATATAACAAAtagtacatttttatataaaaaaatagcgATTGATTGTTATAATGAAATTCTTACTAAACTCCAACATGGATAGTTACAGTTAGTCCAATATATGGCTTGCACAAATGACAAAACAATATTAACAGCACTGTTATAATGACACTACCAAGTTAATTCAACATAGCCCGTTCTAGTATGAATTCGGAATATAGTATTCTCAAGCAAACACAGACTTTCAAAAACTTGGTGGATTATTTCTTCTACATATACGTCTACACTACTTAAAACAATGGTAATACAGAATGGACATTGTAATATATTTAAAGTTACGGAGACTTCAAAACCAAACAGACGAAACTTTGTTCCCAACCCTAAATCCATGAGTGCCACGCCCCACAATCCACCCACCCCACCCTTGACCTCCAGTTAAACTACATCGGTACCTTCATTCAATCATACAAGAAATAATGAACAcacacattaaaaacaattttacaaaatGCCACTATCTTATTGtactcaaatttaaaaattggaaacaGGTGGAACCATTTGAACGTACTTTAAGAGATCAACACACCCCTTAAATCAAAATGGTACAATCCAATTACAATCTATTTCACAGCTGTACTATATATCATAAggtaagcacatcaataatttACTTCTATGCCTTATTTAGATTTTATCTTTTGCATAGACTTTTAAAAGCACATGTTTAATGTGCAACCAGAATTTGAATCTACCCGTTTTAGATTACTTtctataaaacatttttgtcaaatctagatttttttctttttggacATTTGTAAAGACTTTTGATGATAAATTTAAACGGAATTATTCAATATATATCTAGATACAGTAGTAGATCCCCTATCCTTTGGGATaccctattcagggggaacCCCTACTAAGGAGGCACACAATGGGGAATATATGTGATGTTGGCAAACCCTATTAAAGGGGCGACGTTTTCCTGTTAAGGGGACACTGTTTTATGTCCCTTAATAGTGGATCTACTGTGATTTCAAATTctcaataataatttcttataaatttaaatatcatGCTTTCTCAATAATGTGCGAGTGAGTGAAAATTCAGAACTATATCTCTCTACGCCGGTCACAAATTCATTCTACAAATTAATCAAGAATCAAGATATAAAAAACTCTCAATAGAAATCGGTAATCAACAATTAGCTTCACAATAAAACTATTTCTTAAAATTTATCCGATGGAAACTTCCTTTATATTGCCTTGTCCTGGAAGATTTTGGTtgagtgttttttttatttttgatggAGTTACAAATCCCTTGgaaattggtaattattaaaatatttacagatgGTATCAAATTGAATATTACCAACATCACAGAAAGTAGTCTGGTTGTGGTTTCTTGGCTGGAATACCTCTTGATTcctgtaataaaaaaaagagagaaaatatatctaaatattattCTACGTTGTGGCTATGTTTAATCGTTGTACGACGATGTATTAAGAGAAGATGTCAAAATTGGTATTGATGGGTTTTAAACCATAGCATAAACTTGCCTGAGCCTTTGGCCTGCTTATGGCAGTGTGATGTTACATTCTTTTAGTTATTTATGGCGCAACAACATCATGGCGCAATGCACTTTaaaaaacctagtacatctttcgagactaGTAGGGGGTTAGCACAGTGTATTATTCACACACATCCACTGTCTTAAGTAGGCCTTCTAGTACAACAATGAAGATAGCAAGGAGTGGAAATCATATAAGGATAAGTCATACCTGTGGGGCTGCTTCAAATATCGTAAAGTCTTTTTGTAAATGTTCATCAAGTTCCAAAATGGCTGCAACATTACCACATCTGTacaatttaataaagaaaaaaaaatatttttgaaagatCTTTATTCACGGGATACTTCTACTAAGGGACACCATGAAGCAAACGAGGAGAAATACGtcttaacaataataataactgatTTTTATTgctaacaaaaaaacaacataaacatATCATTGGTGATAAGATTTAGTTAAAAGAAACTAATCACAACTTAACACCAACTTTCATAAGAAATAGTAtaactaaagcgtggttcccactagcgacgcaatgcaaggacgtaatgcaacgcaagtgaattgaccaatcacaaacgatggcttattcgcttgtgattgctaactgtctataacttcgcttgtcattggttaaaacgcttgcgttgcgtttacgtccttgcgttacgttctagtgggaaccacgcttaagaaaTATGCCATatgttgaaataattaatttaacgtatttaaaatgaagaaaaagaagataaaTGTAAAGCTTTAAGTTAcgataactataaataaatatcaaataataaaaataaaaaatgtggtAACAATAAAGCCAAACACTATTTTAGTTGAACCATCTATTGGGTCTTGAAAGTAGCCAGCTTAATCTAATGAGCAAAGGCTCACGTTTGTAATCTATACAAAAGACATTCATTCATATATCCATTccaaatactgtatactgtcTTCAAATCCTAACTacaaatttttctaaaaattatTGCTCTGCCACTTAGTATGTTTATCTGTAACTAATTGCCCACTATTGGGTTAAATTTGCCATTGGATTTTTCGGGCAACAAACCAAAAAAAGAATTATTCAAACAATATTTCATACGTTACCTATAACAATAGTTTGGCGCGGACCAGACCGTTAACACTGTTTCATTGAAGTGCCATTTATAGCCCTCCATGACAAGTTGATGTGCTCTACATATCATTTCAACATCGTTGGTCTCATTAAATAGTTGTACCACATCACTGCCAAACAAATAGCCAGCACCTCTAGGACTCACTCCCCATCCCTGTGTATCTAAAGCAATTAGAAGCAGTACGTTAACTACACATTAGGGAGGTTTcacaatcttacgaatacgataacgaaaacacacgcacacgtattcgtttttcgtaagccagtaaaaatctgtttcgtatggcaacgaaatattgagggcgccgtccaaaatatgacagcggtaaatttgagcgaagggcaggtacgtgttgcttggctgcctaggcctagcgtaacatcaaagtgagtgaggactttaaaaactgatatttatcaaaattgacctagcattttagtaaattactttcaataaatctattattatattataatcatgaataattcctgattgaaatgcaaaatgtgcaaatagataaaaaaactacactcgttttgtagttacgaatatgactgatgatgatattcgtcaacacgaaaacgcttacgaatatgaaatggggatcagctcaaaagttttacaaatgtgtgacgtatcgtttttgttatcgtattcgtaaggttgagAAACCTTCctattatattatcattacaaaatTACATTTACTTGTGAAATATTGAAGTCATTTCTGATTTCAGTCATTTGAGGTCACAGGTGTTGACTGAAATGTTTTCTCCGAGTGTTGGTGCCTTATGGCAACGGAGGTCTGTAATATGATGGCGCTAGTTCATTTGAATACCACCTGGGTATATATGAGGCACGTACAATAATGCTCTCTCACTTAGCAACATACAACATCCATCTATTCATTATAAGGTCCTCCGACTGTATTAGCCACTCCTTTACAAACTTAAAATGTAtatgttgttttaaatattgccaaaaccaataaaataaataaaatccatAAACTAAACACACTCTCTGCAACCCATTTGGTTAAATGCAAATATCTTGCATTGTGGGAGATGTATGCGATTGAATATAGACTGTGTTCTCACCTTCTGGATCTGACCAGAGAAGGTCGCACATGGGGCCGTCGTGAGGTACCTCTTGTTTGCGATCTATGATTCGTATTTGGTCCAATGTGTTGATAGATGGTGAAAGGCCACCATGAACACAGAAAATctgcgaaaaaaaaaattttcattatttactcaatttgttaatttaagggtctttcacacctgttccggcacggttccggtccaaAAGGGAAAAACAAATCAAAcatcaatgttttattttaacgacGCTCCATGGAGCTTTGCGCCAAACGATATGCGCAGCCatgtaaaaacgaaacattgaaaCTGATTTGATTTGCTGGCGCACACCCTTGCCGGGACAGGTGAGAAAAAGCCGTACCAT
This is a stretch of genomic DNA from Antedon mediterranea chromosome 3, ecAntMedi1.1, whole genome shotgun sequence. It encodes these proteins:
- the LOC140043428 gene encoding sodium-dependent noradrenaline transporter-like, giving the protein MENIEFIDVGWKRMLASPDPDAIKPDETKETLVTMAKDTGKTETKIARRVDSLDDVEERDVWDKKLDFILSVIGYAVDLANVWRFPYLCYRNGGGAFLIPYVLFLVLGGMPLLYMELVLGQFHRCGAITVWKICPLFKGTGVAVVIIAFLVALYYNVLIAWSVYYLFSSFTLNLPWLTCGHEWNTEFCYETDSNDTIAYVDGANVTVNSTNGVSPAEEFYFRKVLGVQHSSGLEDLGGIKWDLCLCLLFVIFIDYFSLWKGVKTSGKVVWITATLPYIVLGILFLRGITLPGAADGIKFYLTPDFATLKTSQVWIDAATQMFYSLGAGFGVHIAFASYNRFRNNCYRDMLRTSIANSLTSFFAGFVIFSFLGYMSVTQHKPIEKVATDGPGLVFVVYPQAISTLPGSTGWAIIFFLMLITLGLDSQFGGFEAVLTGIADEFPHLFNKRRELLTAIVVIIVFLLALPNVTYGGMYLLTIQDAYIGGTSLLVAVFFEAIGISWIYGTQYFSNDIEEMCGVRPGMFWKILWKFVTPVFLLFIVLVSIILYAPLESNYIYDYPSWANTIGLCFAMASIIAIPITAIYQFLVIPGSIRQRLALAMSPCKEHASILATNDVKRFKLQHWMDL